One genomic window of Aptenodytes patagonicus chromosome 3, bAptPat1.pri.cur, whole genome shotgun sequence includes the following:
- the PCARE gene encoding photoreceptor cilium actin regulator, whose protein sequence is MGCTPSHSEIANTIARSGLNALNKPKSILRIDPGHKGIPLLVRGSSCYNTDEFHQCGIQRKDYLREKEDKLSEQDENDNLQLSSKAHSDPQISREDKKIERTARDADIIMSKLIESQKHITEAIQIRKQSSCESEASAFIWDDKNESNAKQIPKKGKKQKNHKLAKQGRPRKIREKSILALCETEEKVDFPELLVKAHQSAYAYLNPNLSKYETILHMANQATQTQLFLQQMVSFLVLRFDEINQLLEEIANDGENLLKDVGGNLAWPAEKGDLKEHPDLLQQLLQYTVNKMQLLSGMLASLTSDALQETCSYLQSAANNLEGKLKAKQSFDERLLRTVKLLEASTVGSPQSHGDDRTLYSEDSGIGVDNESLKEFSALSQHGGQASRDSCARGHLSQKHATTLEHVRDGTVSPGTATSHDCALERHFKDTFYSSVQSRDATSCQGGVPEGIFTMPQYASLSRSHSYNSGQSDSTQEGEHLKICESTGFPSDDDDDDDDDEGSTLGEDDDNTSLSEMGKDALPRRPLSSPAVTDNTQRQSIKRTENAETEEIILKMKDAISEKIKFVPAKSGRKEWIEDESGRAVLTTRPSTAMGSQKTFGKQRRSRSEESLRSHAEDPTLLELQRTQKELSKRLEMFYGKKDTGNNPEPWKSRTAPYLQDDQITSRSSSKLKACLSKNFSILPNQDKVPLFSVDQNPAHHLDEKRGRKPLRATVPTQETSGGKEKEPPGAQTLSGSSCAPRQSVKKLIETFSPTDDLVKDATLRSLGPIKCIRKFGLPVIPPTIPLQRGLAPLNLKHRISPVEDTNPSNTSGVSSSFPNAFPPAPAAELSKKDTKEETDEDIKNLPPPPPEMLMESSFDLSEPEEAARIEGSSSEDAKKLTKTEFHATKRSQVPPKMKASLQSIDLLPNKNISGPSAIANKGLRNTGAGDEKLQRYSLELNPTNVHIPSQEEILATQRKEAADLYKQTHKIIPLQNPSGVSKPHSNSSESKEPNSLATSVQYQKRSSPDSLRKNEKGSAFARRVSPTRTPPSSPPTEKRIFSPATHHRHSLQAFSNPQPSSPTMQRKPSPPSSPRVPSPPLQKKLPSPPPQRKPLSPPMGHKQSSPTPHRLLGSPAYRRDASPPPFPTAPSPPTSPSCSYKGPRAGLDAGDEHQLSSSKWSSNVHSIFCPATSSLFEARPPLVPTKPAAEVTSQPEASPLSQKSSPLFRQPGDRTRKLSLSAANPQPFVRRSFSDRRPGVQFRPLAPVTASSEPALNQASLEKSPRKAGDSWNSPCVPEIKESNRSASHPELYVVGQGLQRD, encoded by the exons ATGGGCTGCACACCTTCTCACAGTGAGATTGCTAATACTATTGCAAGAAGTGGTCTTAATGCGTTGAATAAACCCAAAAGTATTTTGCGTATTGATCCAGGACATAAAGGAATCCCTCTGCTGGTTAGAGGTTCATCTTGCTACAATACTGATGAATTCCACCAATGTGGGATCCAGAGGAAAGACTACCTGAGAGAAAAGGAGGATAAGCTATCAGAGCAGGACGAAAATGATAATTTGCAGTTATCTTCCAAGGCTCATTCAGATCCCCAGATTTCCAGGGAAGACAAGAAAATTGAGAGGACAGCCAGAGATGCTGACATCATTATGTCCAAACTGATTGAGTCTCAAAAACACATCACTGAGGCCATACAGATCAGAAAGCAAAGCTCCTGTGAATCAGAAGCATCAGCTTTCATTTGGGATGACAAGAATGAAAGCAATGCAAAGCAAAtcccaaagaaaggaaagaagcaaaaaaatcatAAGCTGGCAAAGCAAGGTCGACCTCGCAAAATTAGAGAAAAGTCCATTTTGGCCCTGTGCGAGACAGAGGAAAAGGTAGATTTCCCAGAACTGCTTGTTAAGGCTCATCAGAGTGCATACGCCTACTTAAATCCCAACCTCTCCAAGTATGAAACTATACTTCACATGGCCAACCAGGCTACCCAAACTCAGCTCTTCCTACAGCAGATGGTAAGCTTCCTTGTGCTTCGCTTTGATGAAATCAACCAGCTCTTGGAAGAAATTGCCAATGACGGGGAAAATCTTCTCAAAGACGTAGGTGGGAATCTGGCATGGCCAGCAGAAAAAGGTGATTTGAAGGAGCACCCTGATCTTCTGCAACAACTGCTGCAGTACACGGTCAATAAGATGCAGTTACTGAGTGGGAtgctggcctccctcacctccgACGCCCTGCAGGAGACATGCAGCTACCTGCAGTCTGCTGCAAACAACttggaaggaaaactgaaagcaaagcaaagctttgaTGAGCGCCTGCTACGGACGGTAAAGCTCCTTGAAGCCTCAACAGTGGGATCCCCTCAGTCTCACGGTGATGACAGGACTCTCTATTCTGAGGACAGTGGCATTGGTGTGGACAATGAATCCCTCAAAGAGTTCAGTGCTCTCAGCCAGCATGGAGGACAAGCAAGCCGTGATTCCTGTGCACGTGGACATCTGTCCCAAAAGCATGCCACAACACTGGAGCACGTGCGTGATGGGACAGTATCACCGGGCACAGCCACATCCCATGACTGTGCACtagaaaggcattttaaagatacattttatTCATCCGTACAGAGTAGGGACGCGACTTCTTGTCAGGGTGGAGTACCAGAAGGCATTTTTACCATGCCCCAATATGCAAGCTTGAGCAGAAGCCATTCCTATAACTCCGGCCAGTCTGACTCTACTCAGGAAGgtgaacatttaaaaatctgtgaatcAACAGGTTTTCcttctgatgatgatgatgatgacgacgaCGATGAAGGGAGCACCCTGGGGGAGGATGATGACAACACAAGCTTATCAGAAATGGGGAAGGATGCTCTGCCGAGGAGGCCCCTGTCTTCGCCTGCAGTCACTGATAACACACAAAGGCAGTCCATAAAGAGGACGGAGAAtgcagagacagaggaaattattcTGAAGATGAAAGATGCCATCAGTGAAAAAATCAAGTTCGTTCCAGCTAAATCCGGGCGTAAAGAATGGATAGAGGATGAGAGCGGAAGAGCAGTCCTAACAACAAGGCCCAGTACAGCAATGGGCAGCCAGAAAACCTTCGGGAAACAACGACGGTCCAGGTCAGAGGAGTCCCTCAGAAGCCACGCAGAGGACCCGACCCTCCTAGAGCTTCAGAGAACTCAAAAAGAGCTCAGCAAAAGGCTGGAAATGTTTTATGGAAAGAAGGATACAGGTAACAACCCAGAGCCTTGGAAATCAAGAACAGCACCTTATTTGCAGGATGACCAAATTACATCTAGGTCCTCTAGCAAACTGAAGGCATGCCTCTCAAAAAACTTCAGCATCCTGCCTAACCAGGATAAAGTCCCTTTGTTCTCGGTTGATCAAAATCCTGCGCATCACCTGGATGAAAAAAGAGGCAGGAAGCCATTAAGAGCTACTGTGCCCACCCAGGAGACATCAGGAGGCAAAGAAAAGGAGCCCCCTGGAGCACAAACGctcagtggcagcagctgtgccCCCAGACAGTCAGTCAAAAAGCTTATTGAAACATTCAGTCCTACTGATGATCTTGTAAAAGACGCAACTTTAAGATCTTTAGGACCAATAAAGTGCATCAGAAAATTTGGACTTCCAGTCATCCCACCCACCATTCCCCTTCAGAGAGGCCTGGCACCTTTAAATCTTAAGCATCGTATTTCACCAGTAGAAGACACAAACCCTTCAAACACCAGTGGAGTTTCTTCTAGCTTTCCAAATGCCTTTCCTCCTGCACCAGCTGCAGAATTAAGCAAGAAGGACACAAAGGAAGAGACTGATGAAGACATCAAGaacctgccaccaccaccacctgaaATGTTAATGGAATCTTCTTTTGACTTATCTGAGCCTGAAGAAGCTGCAAGAATAGAAGGAAGCTCTTCAGAAGATGCCAAAAAGCTCACCAAAACAGAATTTCATGCTACTAAGAGATCACAAGTTCCCCCAAAAATGAAAGCCTCCCTTCAGTCCATTGACTTATtgccaaataaaaatatcagcGGCCCCAGTGCGATCGCTAATAAAGGTCTAAGGAATACCGGAGCAGGGGACGAGAAACTGCAGAGGTACTCACTGGAGCTGAACCCTACCAACGTGCACATCCCTAGCCAGGAGGAGATATTGGCAACCCAGAGAAAAGAGGCTGCGGATTTGTACAAGCAAACCCATAAAATTATTCCTCTTCAAAATCCCAGTGGGGTTTCAAAACCACACAGCAACAGCTCAGAGAGCAAAGAGCCCAATTCACTTGCAACTTCAGTGCAATACCAGAAGCGCAGTTCTCCTGATTCACTCAGGAAAAACGAAAAAGGCTCAGCGTTTGCCAGGAGGGTCTCCCCAACGAGAactcctccttcttctccaccaACTGAGAAACGGATTTTCAGCCCCGCAACACACCACAGACACTCTCTGCAGGCTTTTAGCAACCCGCAACCGAGCTCACCCACCATGCAGAGGAAACCCAGTCCCCCCTCCAGTCCCAGGGTGCCCAGCCCACCCTTGCAGAAGAAGCTGCCCTCTCCACCACCCCAGAGAAAACCACTCAGCCCTCCCATGGGGCACAAGCAAAGCTCGCCAACGCCCCACCggctgctgggctccccagcctaCCGCCGAGATGCAAGCCCCCCTCCATTCCCCACCGCGCCCTCCCCACCAACCTCCCCATCCTGCTCCTACAAGGGGCCGAGAGCTGGGCTGGATGCTGGGGACGagcaccagctctcctcctccaAGTGGAGCAGCAATGTCCATTCAATATTTTGCCCAGCCACCTCTTCCTTATTCGAAGCCAGACCTCCACTGGTACCCACCAAACCTGCTGCAGAGGTGACCAGCCAGCCTGAAGCTTCACCGCTTTCCCAAAAGAGCAGTCCGCTTTTCCGGCAGCCCGGAGACCGAACCAGAAAGCTGTCCCTGAGCGCTGCCAATCCTCAGCCATTCGTGAGAAGAAGTTTCTCTGACCGCCGACCAGGGGTCCAGTTTCGTCCTCTAGCTCCCGTAACAGCCAGCAGCGAACCCGCGCTTAACCAAGCAAG cttggaGAAGAGCCCTAGAAAAGCAGGCGACTCTTGGAACAGCCCTTGCGTCCCCGAAATCAAAGAGTCCAACAGATCCGCTTCCCACCCCGAGCTCTATGTCGtgggccaggggctgcagagggacTGA